The proteins below come from a single Demetria terragena DSM 11295 genomic window:
- the ctaD gene encoding cytochrome c oxidase subunit I encodes MATTTTARPGAGSAGRPAPKPERRLGRTVVKWITTTDHKVIGNLYFITSFAFFLAGGAMALVIRAELFEPGMQVIDTKEQFNQLFTMHGTIMLLLFATPLFAGFANALMPLQIGAPDVAFPRLNMFAYWLYLFGGLITVAGFLTPQGAAAFGWFAYTPLSDTMFSPGLGGNLWVMGLGLAGFGTILGSVNFITTIICMRAPGMTMFRVPIFTWTVLITSLLAIVVFPVLAAALFGLGADRVLGAHVYAVENGGAMLWQHLFWFFGHPEVYIIALPFFGIISEVLPVFSRKPIFGYKTLVFATISIAALSVSVWAHHMYATGAVLLPFFAIMTMLIAVPTGVKFFNWIGTMWLGKLDMTASMVWAIGFLATFLFGGLTGVILSSPPLDFHITDTYFVVAHFHYVVFGTVVFAMFSGWYFWWPKLTGRMLDERLGKIHFWMLFIGFHMTFLIQHWLGVIGMPRRYADYLPEDGFTWGNQVSTIGAFLLGASMLPFLYNVWKTWRTAPLVETDDPWGYGMSLEWATSCPPPRHNFDTIPRIRSERPAFDLHHPEAVPASVAPAPDTLSKVLGPADHGSQTFGGDEPHKEDSV; translated from the coding sequence ATGGCCACCACGACTACCGCTCGCCCCGGTGCGGGCTCGGCTGGCCGACCCGCACCCAAGCCGGAGCGTCGCCTTGGTCGCACCGTCGTCAAGTGGATCACCACCACTGACCACAAGGTGATCGGCAACCTCTATTTCATCACCTCATTCGCCTTCTTCCTGGCGGGTGGCGCGATGGCTCTGGTCATCCGTGCCGAGCTCTTCGAGCCAGGTATGCAGGTGATCGACACCAAAGAGCAGTTCAACCAGCTGTTCACCATGCACGGCACGATTATGTTGTTGCTCTTCGCGACCCCGCTCTTTGCCGGGTTCGCTAATGCCTTAATGCCGTTGCAGATTGGCGCGCCCGACGTGGCGTTCCCACGGCTGAACATGTTTGCCTACTGGCTCTACCTCTTCGGCGGTCTTATTACCGTGGCGGGGTTCCTCACCCCGCAGGGCGCGGCCGCCTTCGGATGGTTTGCCTATACCCCGCTATCGGACACGATGTTCAGTCCGGGCTTGGGCGGCAATCTGTGGGTCATGGGCCTTGGTTTGGCTGGCTTCGGCACCATCCTTGGTTCGGTTAACTTCATCACGACGATCATCTGTATGCGCGCGCCTGGCATGACGATGTTCCGGGTGCCGATCTTCACCTGGACCGTGTTGATCACGTCCCTGCTGGCGATCGTGGTGTTCCCGGTGCTTGCTGCCGCGCTCTTCGGTCTAGGCGCCGACCGGGTGTTGGGGGCGCACGTCTACGCCGTCGAAAACGGCGGAGCAATGCTCTGGCAGCACCTGTTCTGGTTCTTTGGGCACCCCGAGGTCTACATCATTGCGTTGCCGTTCTTCGGCATCATCTCCGAGGTTCTGCCCGTCTTCTCACGGAAGCCGATCTTCGGTTACAAAACCCTGGTCTTTGCCACGATCTCAATCGCCGCCTTGTCCGTCAGCGTGTGGGCGCACCACATGTATGCCACCGGTGCCGTCCTGCTGCCGTTCTTCGCGATCATGACGATGCTGATTGCTGTTCCGACCGGTGTGAAGTTCTTCAACTGGATCGGCACCATGTGGCTGGGCAAGTTGGACATGACTGCCTCCATGGTCTGGGCTATCGGCTTCCTCGCGACCTTCTTGTTCGGTGGATTGACCGGTGTCATTCTGTCCAGTCCGCCGCTTGATTTCCACATCACCGACACCTACTTCGTGGTGGCTCACTTCCACTACGTCGTGTTCGGCACTGTGGTGTTCGCCATGTTCTCCGGGTGGTATTTCTGGTGGCCAAAGCTCACCGGCCGGATGCTCGATGAGCGTCTAGGCAAGATCCACTTCTGGATGCTGTTCATCGGCTTCCACATGACCTTCCTCATCCAGCACTGGCTGGGCGTGATCGGCATGCCCCGCCGGTACGCCGACTACTTGCCCGAGGACGGCTTCACCTGGGGCAACCAGGTGTCCACGATCGGAGCTTTCCTCCTGGGAGCCTCGATGCTCCCGTTCCTCTACAACGTCTGGAAGACCTGGCGTACCGCGCCGCTGGTCGAAACCGACGATCCGTGGGGTTACGGCATGTCGCTGGAGTGGGCGACCTCGTGCCCGCCGCCACGGCACAACTTCGACACCATTCCGCGGATCCGATCCGAACGGCCCGCCTTTGACCTGCATCACCCAGAGGCGGTCCCAGCATCGGTGGCTCCCGCACCGGACACCCTGTCCAAGGTGCTCGGCCCGGCTGACCACGGTTCGCAGACGTTTGGCGGAGACGAGCCCCACAAGGAGGATTCGGTCTGA
- the coxB gene encoding cytochrome c oxidase subunit II — MSRPLDRPSRPKARRRFGAAGLFGFSVLLLTGCTEDLKRGFLPKGVTGNSDDITFFWNATWLWALAVGVLVWGLMFWAMVRYRAKKGDKTLPPQMQYNVPLEILYTVVPVFMVAVLFGKTVELEDKMLDTSQKPDVTVNVVGKQWSWDFNYIEAKAYDTGVQAELTGKRGVEKTLPTMYLPVNKRVEFVLTARDVIHSFWVPQFLQKLDMMPGRVNKFQITTTETGTFTGKCAELCGAYHSEMLFQVKVVPQNEYDKKMKQLRDAGQSGFLSNSLDRSGLIKQQQQYLPPGLRESDAKELSK; from the coding sequence GTGAGTCGCCCCCTTGATCGACCGTCCAGGCCGAAGGCGCGACGCCGTTTCGGTGCCGCTGGCCTGTTCGGCTTTTCAGTGCTGCTGTTAACGGGCTGCACCGAAGACCTGAAGCGCGGGTTTCTGCCGAAGGGCGTGACCGGCAACAGCGACGACATCACGTTCTTCTGGAACGCGACGTGGCTCTGGGCCCTTGCGGTCGGTGTCCTGGTGTGGGGCCTGATGTTCTGGGCGATGGTGCGCTATCGCGCCAAGAAGGGCGACAAGACGCTGCCCCCGCAGATGCAGTACAACGTGCCGCTGGAAATCCTCTACACGGTGGTCCCCGTGTTCATGGTCGCCGTCCTCTTCGGCAAGACCGTCGAACTCGAGGACAAAATGTTGGACACCTCACAGAAGCCTGACGTCACGGTCAACGTGGTCGGCAAGCAGTGGAGCTGGGATTTCAACTACATCGAAGCCAAGGCCTACGACACTGGTGTCCAAGCCGAGCTCACCGGTAAGCGCGGCGTGGAAAAGACGCTGCCGACGATGTATCTCCCCGTGAACAAGCGGGTCGAGTTCGTCCTGACCGCGCGTGATGTCATTCACTCGTTCTGGGTTCCGCAGTTCCTGCAAAAGCTCGACATGATGCCTGGCCGGGTCAACAAGTTCCAGATCACCACCACCGAAACGGGCACCTTCACCGGAAAGTGTGCCGAACTCTGTGGCGCATACCACAGTGAAATGTTGTTCCAGGTCAAGGTGGTTCCGCAAAACGAATACGACAAGAAGATGAAGCAGTTGCGTGACGCCGGGCAAAGCGGCTTCTTGAGCAACAGCCTGGACCGTTCGGGCCTCATTAAGCAGCAGCAGCAATACCTGCCTCCGGGTCTGCGGGAGTCTGACGCCAAGGAGCTGAGCAAATAA
- the aat gene encoding leucyl/phenylalanyl-tRNA--protein transferase, which yields MIEPPPSAWNLANAPLRDGEEVVAVGGDLEPGTVLEAYRNGLFPMGLGRQGGRPMGWWSPLRRGVLLPGDFHVSRSLRRSARQYDVTIDEAFTDVVIGCADPARSGRWITREVISAYGTLHDLGWAHSIEVWSGRQLVGGLYGVAIGGLFAGESMFHRAPDASKVALWTLAELCFEGEAPGRVIDVQWQTPHLASLGVREIPRADYLAALPEVLEQALPSAWSGQPGGSGAHQICGPVDTAGPRD from the coding sequence GTGATTGAACCCCCACCCTCCGCATGGAATCTCGCAAACGCGCCGCTGCGCGATGGCGAAGAAGTCGTTGCTGTCGGGGGTGACTTGGAACCAGGAACGGTTCTTGAGGCATACCGCAACGGCCTGTTTCCGATGGGCCTTGGTCGGCAAGGCGGTCGGCCCATGGGTTGGTGGAGCCCACTGCGTCGCGGCGTGCTGTTGCCGGGGGACTTCCATGTCAGTCGGTCCTTGCGACGCTCGGCCCGGCAGTACGACGTCACCATTGACGAGGCTTTCACCGACGTGGTCATCGGATGCGCGGACCCGGCCCGGTCGGGGCGGTGGATCACCCGCGAAGTGATCAGCGCCTACGGCACCCTCCACGACCTGGGTTGGGCGCACTCGATCGAGGTGTGGTCCGGGCGACAACTCGTCGGGGGGTTGTACGGCGTTGCGATCGGGGGGCTGTTTGCGGGGGAGTCGATGTTTCACCGTGCGCCCGACGCCTCCAAGGTCGCCCTGTGGACGCTGGCGGAGTTGTGCTTCGAGGGCGAGGCCCCCGGCCGGGTGATCGACGTGCAATGGCAGACCCCGCATTTGGCCAGTTTGGGCGTCCGAGAAATCCCTCGCGCGGACTATCTCGCAGCCCTTCCCGAGGTCTTGGAGCAAGCGCTCCCGAGCGCTTGGAGCGGCCAGCCCGGAGGGTCTGGCGCTCACCAAATTTGCGGCCCGGTCGATACGGCGGGCCCACGGGATTGA
- a CDS encoding carbohydrate kinase family protein, with the protein MKIAITGSIATDHLMTFRGRFAESLVVEQLDKISLSFLAEDLEIRRGGVAANISFGMANLGLRPVLVGAVGEDFADYRSWLERHGVDCESIHVSETKHTARFVCTNDDDQAQIATFYAGAMGEAREIELAPIATRVGGLDHVLIGANDPEAMRRHTAECRSRKIPFIADPSQQLAFANGAFIRDLIEGADWLFTNEYEAHLTEQKTGWSGEEILQKVGTRVVTKGKDGAVLLRQGQDPIEVPALTVTAVEATGVGDAFRAGFLSGLAWGLEPQLCAEVGSTLAAYVIETVGPQEYHFTADHFLTRLEDTYGAVAATAVRPFLIPS; encoded by the coding sequence GTGAAGATCGCAATTACCGGGTCCATTGCCACCGATCACCTGATGACCTTCCGGGGGCGGTTCGCGGAGTCCCTTGTCGTCGAGCAACTCGACAAAATCTCGCTGTCATTTCTCGCCGAAGACCTAGAGATCCGGCGGGGCGGAGTGGCAGCAAACATCTCGTTCGGCATGGCTAACCTCGGGCTTCGACCCGTGCTCGTCGGGGCCGTCGGGGAGGACTTCGCCGACTACCGATCCTGGTTGGAACGGCACGGTGTGGACTGTGAATCGATCCATGTTTCCGAGACGAAACACACGGCGCGATTTGTCTGCACTAATGATGACGATCAAGCGCAGATCGCGACGTTCTATGCCGGGGCCATGGGTGAGGCACGGGAAATCGAACTGGCGCCGATCGCCACCCGCGTTGGTGGGCTTGACCACGTTCTGATCGGGGCCAATGACCCAGAGGCCATGCGTCGCCATACCGCGGAGTGCCGCTCGCGCAAGATCCCGTTCATCGCTGACCCTTCCCAGCAGTTGGCCTTTGCTAATGGTGCGTTCATCCGCGACCTCATCGAGGGGGCTGACTGGTTGTTCACCAACGAGTACGAGGCGCACCTGACTGAGCAGAAGACCGGCTGGAGCGGCGAGGAGATTCTCCAGAAGGTCGGCACCAGAGTCGTGACTAAGGGCAAGGACGGTGCGGTGCTCCTGCGCCAGGGGCAGGACCCGATTGAGGTGCCCGCGCTGACGGTCACCGCGGTGGAAGCCACGGGTGTCGGGGATGCCTTCCGCGCGGGATTCCTCAGTGGCCTCGCCTGGGGATTGGAGCCCCAACTGTGCGCGGAGGTGGGGTCGACGTTGGCGGCGTATGTCATCGAGACGGTCGGGCCGCAGGAGTACCACTTCACGGCCGACCATTTCCTGACCCGGCTGGAGGACACCTACGGCGCAGTCGCCGCGACTGCCGTAAGGCCCTTCCTGATCCCCTCCTGA
- a CDS encoding HesB/IscA family protein, protein MSVETNSVTEEKTHGVELTSVAATKVKSLLEQEGRDDLRLRVGVQPGGCSGLIYQLYFDERSLDGDLVRDFDGVEVVVDRMSSPYLEGATIDFADTIEKQGFTIDNPNAGSSCACGDSFG, encoded by the coding sequence ATGAGCGTCGAGACAAACTCGGTTACCGAGGAGAAGACCCACGGCGTGGAGCTCACGTCGGTCGCCGCGACAAAAGTCAAGAGCCTGCTCGAGCAGGAAGGCCGCGATGACCTGCGCCTTCGGGTGGGCGTACAGCCGGGCGGATGCTCCGGGCTGATCTATCAGTTGTACTTCGACGAGCGCTCCCTTGATGGCGACCTCGTCCGGGACTTTGACGGCGTTGAGGTCGTGGTTGATCGGATGAGCAGCCCCTACCTTGAGGGCGCCACGATCGACTTCGCCGACACGATTGAGAAGCAAGGCTTCACCATCGACAACCCCAACGCAGGTTCCTCGTGCGCGTGCGGTGACAGCTTCGGCTGA
- a CDS encoding glycerate kinase has translation MRVLLAPDRFGALTSVEAAAALRAGWAQSAPGVDCVELPQSTGGWGFLRAIEAVTQGDLHLLDVGDELSVPAVTVPKDTLTTYVEAAEVLDNATSSAPLGRLLDRVNATDVPRVVIGLGDVSVLDGGRGLVQALGAGPAEARARLQGMEIVVAADTDRVLLGLQGACASAPSELGLSQEEAQTAERHMGEWVDEVRRALPPPVDLLSGQPQRTDRLPGAGAGGGIGFALAALGAHIRSGPEVVAEVSGLAAAARGSAVVVTAVTSYDWTVLHHSVAEEVASAAASNAAPAVLLADDIQVGRRETMSLGFASSYGVLRPGRMRARGETRTASQDEAALQALAARIATTWTPARG, from the coding sequence ATGCGCGTACTGCTGGCTCCGGACCGATTTGGAGCGCTGACCAGTGTGGAGGCAGCCGCGGCACTGCGGGCCGGATGGGCTCAAAGCGCACCCGGTGTGGACTGTGTCGAACTGCCGCAGTCGACTGGTGGGTGGGGCTTCCTGCGGGCCATCGAGGCTGTGACTCAGGGTGACTTGCACCTTCTCGATGTCGGCGACGAGCTCAGTGTTCCTGCGGTCACGGTGCCGAAGGACACGCTGACCACCTATGTGGAAGCCGCTGAGGTGCTGGACAACGCGACGTCGTCGGCACCGCTGGGGAGGTTGTTGGACCGCGTGAACGCCACCGATGTGCCTCGAGTGGTGATTGGGCTCGGCGATGTCAGCGTTCTCGACGGTGGTCGCGGATTGGTGCAGGCGCTCGGTGCGGGGCCAGCGGAAGCCCGCGCGCGACTGCAGGGGATGGAGATTGTCGTGGCCGCCGACACCGACCGCGTGCTTCTGGGCCTCCAAGGCGCGTGCGCGAGTGCGCCGAGCGAGCTCGGGCTTAGCCAAGAGGAGGCGCAGACCGCGGAGCGCCACATGGGGGAGTGGGTCGATGAGGTACGCCGAGCCTTGCCACCGCCGGTCGACCTCCTCAGCGGCCAGCCGCAACGCACCGACCGCCTACCCGGCGCGGGAGCCGGCGGCGGAATCGGATTCGCGCTGGCCGCGCTCGGGGCGCACATTCGCTCGGGTCCAGAGGTTGTTGCCGAGGTGTCCGGCCTGGCCGCGGCCGCGCGCGGGTCGGCGGTCGTCGTGACCGCGGTGACGTCCTATGACTGGACGGTTTTGCACCATAGCGTCGCTGAGGAGGTCGCGTCTGCCGCAGCCAGCAACGCCGCTCCGGCCGTCTTGCTCGCAGACGACATCCAAGTCGGACGGCGCGAAACGATGTCATTGGGCTTCGCGAGTTCCTACGGCGTGCTTCGTCCCGGCCGTATGCGCGCCCGCGGTGAGACGCGAACCGCGAGCCAAGACGAGGCAGCACTTCAGGCGCTCGCGGCCAGGATCGCCACGACCTGGACACCGGCACGAGGGTGA
- a CDS encoding M50 family metallopeptidase, with amino-acid sequence MDEFWQRLTNTAPPLDRVLVVLLAVLALGLIAWQPSWRVLRQVVTIAHEGAHALVAVLCGRRLTGIRLHSDTSGVTVSRGLARGPGMVVTLAVGYVGPALLALFGAGLIHQDRPVLFLWLLLLVLALMLVQIRNWFGVVAVLASAAVLVAVTRYLPVEGQTMIAYLLVWFLLLAAPRAVGDLHTAHRRGRGWDSDAGQLSRLTPLPATAWIAIFFLSTLGSLALGAWLLLGSL; translated from the coding sequence GTGGATGAGTTCTGGCAACGACTAACCAACACGGCACCGCCGCTGGACCGTGTCCTCGTGGTGCTCCTCGCCGTGCTGGCCCTCGGACTGATTGCCTGGCAGCCGTCCTGGCGAGTGCTGCGTCAGGTGGTCACGATTGCGCACGAAGGCGCGCATGCCCTTGTGGCGGTGCTGTGCGGTCGGCGGCTTACCGGAATACGGCTTCATTCAGACACCTCCGGGGTCACGGTCAGTCGTGGGCTGGCCCGCGGCCCCGGGATGGTGGTCACACTGGCTGTTGGGTATGTGGGTCCAGCGCTGCTCGCACTCTTCGGCGCGGGACTCATTCACCAGGACCGCCCGGTGCTCTTCCTGTGGCTTTTGCTGCTGGTCCTGGCGCTGATGCTGGTCCAGATCCGCAACTGGTTCGGCGTGGTGGCCGTACTGGCCAGCGCGGCTGTTCTGGTTGCCGTGACCCGCTATCTGCCGGTGGAAGGGCAGACCATGATCGCCTACCTCCTGGTGTGGTTTCTGCTGCTGGCGGCGCCTCGTGCCGTAGGAGATCTGCATACCGCCCACAGACGCGGCCGAGGCTGGGACTCCGACGCCGGGCAACTCAGCAGACTCACACCGCTACCAGCCACCGCATGGATTGCCATCTTCTTCCTCAGCACCCTGGGCTCGCTAGCGCTGGGTGCGTGGTTGTTGCTCGGGAGCCTCTGA
- a CDS encoding MarP family serine protease: MVPMVDLVVLLVVTFAVFAGWRQGLITSALSAVGWLGGIVLGLWATPLALEAFNAVPESDLSMAIIVLAAALCLGVASAAVLGSLGQTIASRIPFHPARLLDAGLGAIAMAIVALVASWAVMTSAKPLLSADANQQLERSLSWRTLEDTVPDSTRAAVSDFNQRFADSPFPEVFSGIEPRVEVEAPDGSAAASQAVKNARQSIVKVRSSSAQCAGLSVGSGWVVSDDRVVTNAHVVAGGSDLSVQAGGTGIRLGATVVAFDSDLDLAILKVPGLDSPALPRTGDLDRGTSVAAAGYPFGGDFTVSDGRVRGQTQAAGQDVYGTDRVNREIYLLRTTISPGNSGGPLLTADGSVAGTIFAKSATNDDTGYALTDDATDSWLDSAPELTTEVSTGQCAPQPSS, from the coding sequence ATGGTCCCCATGGTCGATCTCGTGGTGTTGCTGGTCGTGACCTTTGCGGTGTTCGCCGGCTGGCGCCAGGGGCTCATCACCTCAGCCCTATCGGCGGTCGGCTGGCTCGGTGGGATTGTGCTCGGGCTCTGGGCGACGCCCTTGGCCCTAGAGGCCTTCAACGCCGTGCCGGAGTCTGATCTGTCGATGGCCATCATCGTGCTTGCGGCAGCGCTGTGTCTTGGTGTGGCGAGTGCAGCGGTGCTCGGGTCACTGGGGCAGACGATCGCATCACGCATCCCCTTTCATCCTGCTCGCCTCCTCGATGCTGGGCTGGGGGCCATCGCCATGGCGATCGTCGCCCTGGTGGCGTCCTGGGCCGTGATGACCTCCGCTAAGCCGCTGCTATCAGCTGACGCCAACCAACAACTCGAGCGCTCGCTCAGTTGGCGCACTCTTGAGGACACGGTGCCGGACTCCACCCGGGCTGCCGTGAGTGACTTCAACCAGCGTTTTGCGGATTCGCCCTTCCCCGAGGTGTTTTCCGGAATCGAACCGCGAGTCGAGGTGGAGGCACCGGACGGCTCGGCGGCGGCATCCCAGGCCGTCAAGAACGCCCGGCAGAGCATCGTCAAGGTACGCAGTTCGTCCGCGCAGTGCGCCGGCCTATCGGTCGGGAGTGGTTGGGTCGTCAGCGACGATCGCGTCGTGACTAATGCCCACGTGGTAGCTGGCGGGAGCGACCTCAGCGTGCAAGCAGGCGGCACTGGAATTCGGCTGGGCGCCACCGTTGTTGCTTTCGATTCCGACCTCGACCTGGCCATCCTGAAAGTCCCCGGATTGGACTCGCCAGCCTTACCTCGGACGGGAGACCTCGACCGCGGCACCTCGGTCGCCGCGGCGGGCTACCCCTTCGGTGGCGACTTCACCGTGTCTGACGGTCGCGTTCGCGGCCAGACTCAAGCCGCAGGCCAGGACGTCTACGGAACGGACCGGGTGAACCGTGAGATCTATCTCCTGCGAACCACGATCTCGCCCGGAAACTCAGGCGGCCCGCTCCTCACGGCAGACGGATCGGTCGCCGGAACAATCTTCGCCAAATCTGCCACCAACGATGACACCGGCTACGCCCTGACGGACGATGCCACGGACTCCTGGTTGGACAGCGCACCCGAGCTCACGACTGAGGTTTCGACGGGCCAGTGTGCTCCGCAGCCGTCGAGCTAG
- a CDS encoding glutathione S-transferase family protein, producing MAEGTYVEKSFERDTRYISDRITADGADGWPVEAGRYRLVAARACPWANRTIIVRRLLGLEPVLSMGLTGPTHDSDSWTFDLDPGQVDPVLGIPRIKDAYLTRFPDYPRGITVPAIVDIPTGGVVSNNFPDITHDMFFEWRQFHREGAPDLWPQAQREEMETVMKRIYTEVNNGVYRCGFAGEQNSYESAYERLFTALDWLEERLSGQRYLMGETITEADVRLFTTLVRFDPVYHGHFKCNRSKLTEMPALWGYARDLFQTPGFGDTVDFTQIKEHYYLVHRDVNPTGVVPAGPALGNWTSPHGREQLGGNAFGDGTPPGGVPEAERVPQANNPAIGADGLVQVTAA from the coding sequence ATGGCTGAAGGCACCTATGTCGAGAAGAGTTTTGAGCGCGACACCCGATACATCTCGGACCGGATCACGGCCGATGGTGCAGACGGGTGGCCGGTGGAGGCGGGCCGCTACCGCCTGGTTGCGGCGCGGGCCTGCCCTTGGGCCAACCGCACCATCATCGTGCGACGGCTCCTTGGTCTGGAGCCGGTGCTCTCCATGGGCCTCACCGGCCCTACGCACGACTCCGATAGTTGGACCTTCGACCTGGACCCCGGTCAGGTCGATCCCGTGCTTGGCATCCCGCGCATTAAGGACGCCTATCTCACGCGCTTCCCTGACTACCCTCGTGGGATCACCGTTCCTGCGATCGTCGACATCCCTACCGGTGGCGTGGTGAGCAACAACTTTCCTGACATCACGCACGACATGTTCTTCGAGTGGCGTCAGTTCCATCGCGAAGGTGCCCCCGACCTGTGGCCGCAGGCTCAGCGGGAGGAGATGGAGACAGTCATGAAGCGGATCTATACCGAGGTCAACAATGGCGTCTATCGGTGCGGTTTCGCTGGGGAGCAGAACTCCTACGAGTCCGCGTACGAGCGCCTCTTCACCGCGCTCGACTGGTTAGAAGAACGACTGAGTGGCCAGCGCTATCTCATGGGCGAGACGATCACCGAGGCCGATGTTCGTCTCTTCACCACGCTGGTGCGTTTCGACCCGGTCTATCACGGTCATTTCAAATGCAACCGGTCAAAGTTGACTGAGATGCCGGCGTTGTGGGGCTACGCGCGTGATCTGTTCCAGACGCCGGGATTTGGCGACACCGTCGACTTCACTCAGATCAAGGAGCACTACTACTTGGTGCACCGCGACGTTAATCCGACCGGCGTGGTTCCGGCCGGACCAGCGTTGGGGAACTGGACCAGTCCGCACGGGCGAGAACAGCTCGGCGGCAACGCGTTTGGTGACGGCACGCCGCCGGGGGGCGTCCCCGAGGCGGAGCGAGTGCCACAGGCAAACAACCCGGCGATCGGTGCCGACGGACTCGTACAGGTCACGGCCGCGTGA
- a CDS encoding dipeptidase, protein MNTLPDAARIAQLRSAVAGLMPAAQSDLEALTRIPSVSLDTFDQSHVDDSAEAVADLLKAEGLDVEIVTEGGRPAVIGHLPAPAGAPTVLLYAHHDVQPPGNENDWETPPFVPTERDGRLYGRGAADDKAGVMAHLVALRAHEGSPPVGVTVFVEGEEEVGSDSLPRLLERHGERLRADAIVLADSTNWEIGTPALTTTLRGMVRVAVTVRTLDHSLHSGIFGGPVPDALTALIRLLASLHDAAGDVAVAGLASGEAADLDFPEERLRAESGLLDGVELIGTGSILSRQWTKPAVTTIGIDAPPVDTASNTLVAQARAKVSVRLHPSEDPRQAYDAIARHLTQHAPWGAQVEVTLDDEGRGFEADAQGPIYDAARAAFADGWDGTQPVDMGIGGSIPFVAAFAEKFPQAAILVTGVEDPDTRAHGANESLHLGEFERVCVAEAVLLERIGRLVK, encoded by the coding sequence GTGAACACGTTGCCTGATGCCGCCCGAATTGCCCAGTTGCGCTCTGCCGTCGCCGGTTTGATGCCAGCGGCCCAATCTGACTTGGAGGCGCTCACTCGCATTCCGAGTGTGTCCCTCGACACCTTCGATCAGTCTCATGTCGACGACTCGGCCGAAGCGGTCGCGGACTTACTGAAGGCGGAGGGCCTTGACGTCGAGATCGTGACCGAGGGCGGTCGACCCGCCGTGATCGGTCACCTTCCGGCTCCTGCTGGCGCGCCGACCGTGTTGCTGTATGCCCATCACGACGTGCAGCCGCCGGGGAACGAAAACGATTGGGAAACACCCCCGTTCGTGCCGACGGAGCGCGATGGGCGGCTCTACGGACGTGGTGCCGCCGACGACAAAGCCGGAGTCATGGCCCACCTCGTCGCCTTGCGAGCCCACGAAGGGTCTCCGCCTGTTGGCGTCACGGTGTTCGTGGAGGGTGAGGAAGAGGTGGGTTCGGACTCCCTGCCACGCCTGCTTGAGCGGCATGGCGAACGCCTTCGTGCGGACGCCATCGTCTTGGCCGACTCCACGAACTGGGAGATTGGGACGCCAGCCCTCACCACGACGTTGCGCGGCATGGTGCGCGTTGCGGTGACCGTACGCACCCTGGACCACTCGCTGCACTCGGGGATTTTTGGTGGCCCGGTTCCGGACGCCTTGACGGCGTTGATTCGGCTGCTCGCCTCGTTGCACGACGCGGCGGGCGATGTCGCCGTCGCAGGTCTGGCCTCCGGCGAAGCCGCCGACCTCGATTTCCCTGAGGAGCGACTGCGAGCCGAGAGCGGATTGCTGGATGGGGTCGAGCTCATCGGCACCGGCTCGATCCTGTCGCGGCAATGGACCAAGCCCGCAGTGACCACCATCGGCATCGACGCGCCGCCCGTGGATACGGCCTCCAACACCCTTGTCGCTCAGGCTCGCGCCAAGGTCAGCGTGCGCCTACATCCCAGCGAAGACCCGCGCCAGGCCTATGACGCGATCGCTCGGCACCTCACGCAACACGCGCCCTGGGGTGCGCAGGTGGAGGTGACGCTCGATGATGAGGGCAGGGGCTTCGAAGCTGATGCGCAGGGTCCGATCTACGACGCGGCCCGTGCGGCCTTCGCCGATGGATGGGACGGCACGCAGCCGGTCGACATGGGAATTGGTGGGTCGATTCCCTTCGTGGCGGCGTTCGCGGAGAAGTTTCCACAGGCCGCGATTCTGGTGACTGGTGTGGAAGATCCCGACACCCGCGCCCATGGCGCGAACGAATCCTTGCACCTGGGGGAGTTCGAGCGGGTCTGTGTCGCCGAAGCAGTGCTGCTGGAGAGGATCGGCCGCCTCGTAAAATGA
- a CDS encoding DUF3043 domain-containing protein, with protein MLGWKKNTSEPDVNSVTPESVTSPTQPGKKGRPTPKRRESEAARRRPLVPDDRQAAKKANREEARKARMTQREAMARGDEKALPARDRGPIKRFIRNTVDSRLSIGEILLPLMLIVLVLMFIRVQAVVFFAMILVWGIVIAGILDAVLMWRRTKKAIIEKFGEEPPRGSASYAVMRSFQMRISRMPKPQVKRGDKSWKA; from the coding sequence GTGCTTGGCTGGAAAAAGAACACCTCAGAACCCGACGTCAACTCCGTGACCCCAGAATCGGTCACGTCTCCGACGCAGCCCGGCAAGAAGGGCCGCCCGACGCCTAAGCGCCGGGAATCCGAAGCCGCTCGCCGTCGCCCCCTTGTGCCGGACGACCGACAGGCCGCCAAGAAGGCCAACCGCGAGGAAGCACGCAAGGCCCGCATGACGCAGCGTGAGGCCATGGCCAGGGGCGATGAAAAAGCCCTTCCCGCCCGCGATCGTGGCCCGATCAAGCGCTTCATCCGCAATACCGTCGACTCCCGGTTATCCATCGGCGAGATCCTGCTGCCCCTCATGCTCATCGTGCTGGTCCTGATGTTCATTCGGGTCCAGGCTGTGGTGTTCTTCGCGATGATCCTGGTCTGGGGCATCGTCATCGCCGGCATCCTCGATGCCGTGCTGATGTGGCGTCGGACCAAGAAGGCGATCATCGAGAAGTTCGGCGAGGAGCCTCCACGCGGTTCTGCCTCGTACGCGGTGATGCGCTCATTCCAGATGCGGATCTCGCGGATGCCTAAGCCCCAGGTCAAGCGCGGCGACAAAAGCTGGAAAGCCTGA